Genomic DNA from Mycobacterium stomatepiae:
GGAGGCGATTCGGGAGGCGCACACCAAAACCGACGCCACGCCACAGATTCGCGCGCACCTGCGAAATATCTTGCGAGACCTGTTCCCATCCATCGCGTTTGCGGTCGCGTTTTGCTATGCCCGGTTCCTCCGCAGGGGCCGCAAGGCGCCGGGCTTTTTCGTGAAGAGCGCCGACAATCGATATCCGCTCCACTACCACGGCGAGCATGTCGGCCACTGGGAGAGTCGAGTCGAGCTCGCCGACGAACGAGACGCCCTGGGCATGCGCCGGATTCGCACCCACATGCACTTTTCCGACACCGACTACCAGAGCGTGCGCAAGGCCATCGTCGCGATCGATGAGCACCTTCGCCGCCACGGTGTCGGATACGTCGAGTGGCTCACCGACGACGTCGAGGGTTCGGTACGTGCCTACATGGCGCAACGGGCCGGTTTCCACCAGTCCGGAACCACTCGGATGTCGGCGACCCCGGAAGGGGGCGTCGTGGACTCACAGCTGCAGGTCCACGGCGTGCGCGGACTCTACGTCGCGAGCACGTCCGTCCTGCCGACATCCAGCCAGGCCAACCCGACACTGCTCGGCATCGCGCTGGGCGTCCGGCTTGCGGACCGCCTCGCAAACGCTCGAAAGGGTTGCGGACCTTCGGATTAAAGATGACCGCTGATACGCGTGGATCGGGGAATCATGTCGGCGCCCGCCAGAGCTCGTCGATCAGGGACTTGGTCTCCCGGATATTCGTGCGGCTGGATGCGCCAAAGACGATCGAGTGGATCTGCGGCTGGCTGCAGACGTAGTGGATCGCCTCGCGTGGCGAGATCGCACCCGAGGCGAGGACCGACATCGCGATCACCCGGCAGCGGCGTTCACGGATCGTCTTCTCGTAAAGCTCTATGCCCCCACACATCCGGAAACCGATCTTGTTGAAATTGGTGCAGATTATCGGGTTCTCGATTCCCTGCTTCTCCAGCACATCGAGGAGGCGCGGCAGGTTCATCGTGATGAAGCCCGGCTCGGCGTTGTACTTCAGCTTGACATGGTCGGCGAAGAGTCGGAAGGTCTCGTCCATTCCGAGCCCGAGAAGTAGGTCCGTGACGACGTTCTGAAGGAAGATGACGGGTGTCGACAGTCCGGCGAACATCTTCATCTCGGCATCGACCAGCAGCTGCATCAGCGGCTCCACGTCCTTGCTGGCGAGAGCAACGCCGCCCTTGAACATCGACCGGACGGCCCCGGTGTCCGGCAAAAACTTCCGGAGCGCCTCCATCATTCCGAACTCCGTCACGGCATTCGCATACTTGTGCGCATACGGCATGCATGGGTAAAAGACGTAGTCTGGGTATTCAATCTCGTTGGCGCGGAAATGATCACAGATTTCGCCAACGCGATCGTGGGTCGTGCAGACGAACGTGCGGATGCCTTCCCGGTAGGCGTCGTCGAGCGTCGCGAGCACGGCCGGGAGGTGCTGGAAACGCATCGCCTGTGCGCGCGCCTTTTCCTCGGACATATGGTTGACGCCGAAAAATTGATTGTCTCCGAACAGC
This window encodes:
- a CDS encoding aldo-keto reductase family protein, producing the protein MTMDRVLFGDNQFFGVNHMSEEKARAQAMRFQHLPAVLATLDDAYREGIRTFVCTTHDRVGEICDHFRANEIEYPDYVFYPCMPYAHKYANAVTEFGMMEALRKFLPDTGAVRSMFKGGVALASKDVEPLMQLLVDAEMKMFAGLSTPVIFLQNVVTDLLLGLGMDETFRLFADHVKLKYNAEPGFITMNLPRLLDVLEKQGIENPIICTNFNKIGFRMCGGIELYEKTIRERRCRVIAMSVLASGAISPREAIHYVCSQPQIHSIVFGASSRTNIRETKSLIDELWRAPT